One stretch of Streptomyces agglomeratus DNA includes these proteins:
- a CDS encoding branched-chain amino acid ABC transporter permease — translation MTTFAELLLNGISIGSVYALIALGFVVIFRATEVVNFAHASLLLAGGYVTAVLHDDIGFWLALLAGIGGAAAVGAGVEFLVMRRYRGSNHSVLAIVTIGVDILLTTELTRRIGTDVLALGDPWGDSVLTFGGVTVAHTRIAAFVAAGLLITVFLLAFRFTSWGVAMRAAAENSETAALMGVRLGRVSLGAWAVAGGLAAVAALFLTVFPTPGLERSTSLAAMKAFPAAILGGLDSTTGALVGGFLVGITESLATGYQSDLTFLGRGIGDLAPYLVMVAVLLVRPAGLFGTKELARV, via the coding sequence ATGACCACCTTCGCCGAGCTGCTCCTCAACGGGATCTCGATCGGTTCCGTCTACGCCCTGATCGCCCTCGGCTTCGTGGTGATCTTCCGCGCCACCGAGGTCGTCAACTTCGCCCACGCCTCACTGCTGCTCGCCGGCGGTTACGTCACCGCCGTACTGCACGACGACATCGGCTTCTGGCTCGCCCTGCTCGCCGGGATCGGCGGCGCCGCCGCCGTAGGCGCCGGGGTCGAGTTCCTCGTGATGCGCCGCTACCGGGGCTCCAACCACAGCGTGCTGGCCATCGTCACCATCGGCGTCGACATCCTCCTGACCACCGAACTCACCCGGCGCATCGGCACCGACGTGCTCGCCCTGGGCGACCCCTGGGGTGACTCGGTGCTCACGTTCGGCGGCGTGACCGTGGCACACACCCGGATCGCCGCGTTCGTCGCCGCGGGCCTGCTCATCACGGTCTTCCTGCTCGCCTTCCGCTTCACCTCCTGGGGCGTGGCCATGCGCGCCGCCGCCGAGAACTCCGAGACCGCCGCACTGATGGGCGTACGCCTGGGCCGGGTCTCGCTCGGCGCCTGGGCGGTGGCGGGCGGACTCGCCGCCGTCGCCGCGCTCTTCCTGACCGTCTTCCCGACCCCGGGACTCGAACGCTCCACCTCGCTCGCCGCGATGAAGGCGTTTCCCGCCGCGATCCTCGGCGGGCTCGACTCCACCACCGGCGCGCTCGTCGGCGGCTTCCTCGTCGGCATCACCGAGTCGCTCGCCACCGGCTACCAGAGCGATCTGACCTTCCTCGGCCGCGGCATCGGCGACCTGGCGCCGTACCTCGTGATGGTCGCCGTCCTGCTGGTCCGCCCGGCCGGCCTCTTCGGTACGAAGGAGCTGGCCCGTGTCTGA
- a CDS encoding ABC transporter ATP-binding protein, with the protein MTTGDATLEVRDLTVRFAGLTALDAVGFTVRPATVHAVIGPNGAGKSTCFNVLSGVYRATSGSVRFGGEELTGLPPHRIADLGIARTFQNLALPPGATVEDSLMLGRHRLTRTGFVAAGLKLPSAVREEARHRERVREIAAFVGLEDQLARPAGALPYGQQKLAELARALCMEPKLLLLDEPVAGMTAGERRDTAAIVAGVRDSLGISVVLVEHDMGVVMRLADSVTVLDFGRLIADGTPASVQSDPAVVRAYLGEEATS; encoded by the coding sequence ATGACCACCGGCGACGCGACCCTCGAAGTGCGGGACCTGACGGTACGGTTCGCCGGCCTGACCGCACTGGACGCGGTCGGCTTCACCGTACGGCCCGCGACCGTCCACGCCGTCATCGGACCCAACGGCGCCGGCAAGTCCACCTGCTTCAACGTCCTTTCGGGCGTGTACCGGGCCACCTCCGGCAGCGTCCGCTTCGGCGGTGAGGAGCTGACCGGCCTGCCGCCCCACCGCATCGCGGACCTCGGCATCGCCAGGACCTTCCAGAACCTCGCCCTGCCGCCCGGCGCCACCGTCGAGGACAGCCTGATGCTCGGCCGCCACCGGCTCACCCGCACGGGCTTCGTCGCGGCGGGGCTGAAACTGCCGTCCGCCGTACGGGAGGAGGCGAGGCACCGCGAACGCGTACGGGAGATCGCCGCGTTCGTCGGCCTGGAGGACCAGCTCGCCCGGCCCGCCGGCGCCCTGCCGTACGGACAGCAGAAGCTCGCCGAACTGGCCCGCGCCCTGTGCATGGAGCCGAAACTGCTGCTCCTCGACGAGCCGGTCGCCGGGATGACCGCCGGCGAGCGCCGGGACACCGCCGCCATCGTCGCGGGCGTACGGGACAGCCTCGGCATCTCCGTCGTGCTCGTCGAGCACGACATGGGGGTGGTGATGCGGCTCGCCGACTCCGTGACCGTCCTCGACTTCGGGCGCCTGATCGCCGACGGGACGCCCGCGTCCGTCCAGTCCGACCCCGCCGTCGTCCGCGCCTACCTGGGAGAGGAGGCCACCTCATGA
- a CDS encoding ABC transporter ATP-binding protein — MAGAALEIRDLSAGYGPVRALRHVSLTLPEGAVVAVLGSNGAGKSTLLRAISRTLSFHGGAVTGGSVALGGLPLTGLTPDRVVAAGLCQVPEGRQVFARMTVADNLRAGALGATGNRAAQTAALRRVHELFPVLAERAGQRAGLLSGGEQQMLAVARALMAGPRMLLLDEPSLGLAPLMAQRIAETITEINAQGTAVLLVEQNAAIALRLASHAYVLDVGEVVLSGPADELAASDEVRRRYLGVVDEEAAADASAAVTAHRTLSVWEGR; from the coding sequence ATGGCTGGCGCCGCATTGGAAATACGGGATCTGTCGGCGGGATACGGACCCGTACGGGCGCTGCGGCACGTGTCGCTGACGCTGCCCGAGGGGGCCGTGGTCGCCGTACTGGGCAGCAACGGAGCGGGCAAGTCCACGCTCCTGCGGGCCATCTCGCGCACACTGTCGTTCCACGGCGGAGCGGTCACCGGGGGCAGCGTCGCCCTCGGCGGCCTGCCGCTGACCGGCCTTACACCCGACCGGGTGGTGGCCGCCGGGCTGTGCCAGGTGCCCGAAGGGCGCCAGGTGTTCGCGCGGATGACCGTCGCCGACAACCTGCGCGCCGGGGCGCTCGGTGCCACCGGCAACCGCGCCGCCCAGACCGCCGCCCTGCGGCGGGTCCACGAACTGTTCCCGGTACTGGCCGAACGCGCCGGACAGCGCGCCGGCCTGCTCTCCGGCGGCGAGCAGCAGATGCTCGCCGTCGCCAGGGCCCTGATGGCCGGACCCAGGATGCTCCTGCTGGACGAGCCGTCGCTCGGGCTCGCCCCGCTGATGGCGCAGCGGATCGCCGAGACGATCACCGAGATCAACGCGCAGGGCACGGCCGTACTGCTCGTCGAGCAGAACGCCGCCATCGCCCTGCGACTCGCCTCGCACGCGTACGTCCTCGACGTCGGCGAGGTCGTGCTCTCCGGTCCCGCCGACGAGCTCGCCGCCTCCGACGAGGTACGCCGCCGCTACCTCGGCGTCGTCGACGAGGAGGCCGCGGCCGACGCCTCCGCGGCCGTCACGGCCCACCGCACCCTCAGCGTCTGGGAGGGCCGATGA
- a CDS encoding PucR family transcriptional regulator encodes MSGRRARTGHDWAVLTEACTALLDRLPELVDQHLRELHAHSPLYARVLSQDQHWQETEKAMRIGIEAISAPRTQPRRDLEYAEWTGRRRAQQGFPLELLVHSYRQAGYLIWDALLESAEGPEGGDPEKLAVLMRAATTVFAAVDAETATASESYRATEAELRHRTDERLQALLDALLEGKESAGLAARAAAGLDLPEQGRYAVVVLRLERRDGREPFHRRIQGAGMRFIWRMRTDCEVGVVSLGEETTLADLSELLAARCPGPGGISPVVEGLAGLGRARRLADLALRTCAPDATGIVRLDERMPTALVVSQPELAERLVADVFGNLMGLDPADRVVLLETLDAWLACEGSAGRTAGRLYCHRNTVFNRLRRLEQLTSRSLSRPRDLIEMTLALDAFRLSGAA; translated from the coding sequence ATGAGTGGCCGCAGAGCACGGACGGGGCACGACTGGGCGGTACTGACCGAGGCATGTACGGCGCTGCTCGACCGGCTGCCGGAACTGGTCGATCAGCATCTGCGCGAGCTGCACGCGCACTCGCCGCTGTACGCACGGGTCCTGTCGCAGGACCAGCACTGGCAGGAGACCGAGAAGGCGATGCGGATCGGCATCGAGGCGATCTCCGCGCCGAGGACGCAGCCGCGCCGCGATCTGGAGTACGCGGAGTGGACGGGCCGCCGCCGGGCCCAGCAGGGATTTCCGCTGGAGCTGCTGGTGCACTCCTACCGGCAGGCGGGCTACCTGATCTGGGACGCACTGCTGGAGAGTGCCGAGGGCCCGGAGGGCGGCGATCCGGAGAAGCTGGCGGTGCTGATGCGGGCCGCCACGACGGTGTTCGCGGCGGTGGACGCGGAGACGGCGACCGCGTCGGAGTCGTACCGGGCGACCGAGGCCGAGCTGCGCCACCGTACGGACGAACGGCTCCAGGCGCTGCTCGACGCGCTGCTGGAGGGCAAGGAGTCCGCCGGCCTCGCGGCCCGCGCGGCGGCCGGTCTCGATCTTCCGGAGCAGGGCAGGTACGCGGTGGTGGTACTGCGGCTGGAGCGGCGGGACGGGCGGGAGCCCTTCCACCGGCGGATCCAGGGCGCGGGGATGCGGTTCATCTGGCGGATGCGTACGGACTGCGAGGTGGGGGTCGTCTCGCTGGGCGAGGAGACGACGCTGGCCGACCTGTCGGAGCTGCTCGCGGCGCGCTGTCCCGGGCCGGGTGGGATCAGCCCGGTGGTGGAGGGGCTGGCCGGTCTGGGCCGCGCCCGGCGGCTGGCGGACCTGGCGCTTCGGACCTGCGCGCCCGACGCCACCGGGATCGTACGGCTCGACGAGCGGATGCCGACGGCCCTGGTGGTCAGCCAGCCCGAGCTGGCGGAGCGGCTGGTGGCGGACGTGTTCGGCAACCTGATGGGACTGGACCCGGCGGACCGGGTGGTGCTGCTGGAGACGCTGGACGCCTGGCTGGCGTGCGAGGGGTCGGCGGGACGGACGGCGGGGCGGCTCTACTGCCACCGCAATACGGTGTTCAACCGGCTGCGGCGGCTTGAGCAGTTGACGTCCCGTTCGCTGTCGCGGCCCCGGGACCTGATCGAGATGACGCTGGCTCTGGACGCGTTCCGGCTGTCGGGGGCGGCGTGA
- a CDS encoding glycerate kinase translates to MTDGAVTETARVLVAADKFKGSLTAVQVAERVTAGLRRVVPDVVVEALPVADGGDGTVAAAVAAGFERREVRVTGPLGEQLTAAFALRDGTAVVEMAEASGLQHLPDGVFAPLTATTYGSGELLRAALDAGARTIVFGVGGSATTDGGAGMLAALGARFLDASGEPVGPGGGALRDLATADLSGLDPRLADVDLVLASDVDNPLTGPKGAAAVYGPQKGATDEDVATLDAALAHYASVLGPQYADSPGAGAAGGIGYGALIALGASFRPGIEVMLDVLGFAEALSRATLVITGEGSLDAQTLHGKAPAGVAAAARAKNVEVIAVCGRLALRPEVLGGAGIRRAYALADLEPDPARSMAEAGPLLERVAENIARDFLT, encoded by the coding sequence GTGACGGACGGAGCAGTAACTGAGACCGCCCGCGTGCTCGTCGCGGCGGACAAGTTCAAGGGCTCGCTCACGGCCGTGCAGGTCGCGGAGCGGGTGACGGCCGGGCTGCGGCGGGTCGTCCCCGACGTTGTCGTCGAGGCTCTGCCCGTCGCCGACGGCGGCGACGGCACGGTGGCCGCGGCGGTCGCGGCCGGGTTCGAACGCCGGGAGGTACGGGTCACCGGACCGCTCGGCGAGCAGCTCACGGCGGCGTTCGCGCTGCGCGACGGTACCGCCGTGGTCGAAATGGCGGAGGCTTCCGGCCTCCAGCACCTCCCCGACGGCGTGTTCGCGCCGCTCACCGCGACGACGTACGGCTCGGGCGAACTGCTGCGCGCCGCACTCGACGCGGGCGCCCGCACGATCGTCTTCGGCGTCGGCGGCAGCGCCACCACCGACGGCGGCGCGGGCATGCTGGCCGCACTCGGCGCACGCTTCCTGGACGCGTCGGGCGAGCCCGTCGGTCCCGGCGGCGGCGCGCTGCGCGACCTGGCGACCGCCGACCTGTCCGGCCTGGACCCGCGGCTGGCCGACGTGGACCTCGTCCTCGCCAGCGACGTCGACAACCCGCTGACCGGCCCGAAGGGCGCGGCGGCGGTCTACGGTCCCCAGAAGGGTGCCACAGACGAGGACGTGGCCACGCTCGACGCGGCGCTCGCTCACTACGCGTCCGTGCTCGGGCCGCAGTACGCGGACTCGCCCGGCGCGGGCGCGGCGGGCGGCATCGGGTACGGCGCGCTGATCGCGCTGGGCGCGAGCTTCCGGCCCGGCATCGAGGTCATGCTCGACGTGCTCGGCTTCGCCGAGGCGCTGTCCCGGGCGACCCTCGTCATCACCGGTGAGGGCTCCCTCGACGCGCAGACCCTGCACGGCAAGGCCCCCGCGGGTGTGGCGGCGGCGGCGCGGGCGAAGAACGTAGAGGTCATCGCGGTCTGCGGCCGGCTCGCCCTGCGCCCGGAGGTCCTCGGCGGGGCGGGCATCCGCCGCGCCTACGCCCTGGCCGACCTGGAGCCGGACCCGGCCAGGTCGATGGCGGAGGCGGGCCCGCTGCTGGAACGCGTGGCGGAGAACATCGCCCGCGACTTCCTGACCTGA
- a CDS encoding ADP-ribosylglycohydrolase family protein, translating to MTPHSTHTADRILGGWLGRIAGNMLGKPVERGDYWTRARIDRYLRLTGALPLTDYLPEPPAATDGFELRPEWRHCVRGRISGSCRDDDVDYAILGLHLLETHGFAFTTEEVGELWLLRLPYLQTFTAERAAYRNLANGLRPPLTATFENPYQEWIGALIRADIFGWTNPGDPHRAAALARRDAVLSHTGNGVYGAMWAAALIAAAFTASGPRAALEAALERVPASSRLARTVRHTLALHAAGAAWEDTLTAMDEETGRLGWIHAVPNAAVITAGLLYGDGDFTRTITLTVRGGLDTDSNGATAGSVAGVLCGAGGIGRQWTEPLEDTVRSAVFGFDGVRITELAHRTARLVVG from the coding sequence ATGACGCCACACAGCACGCACACGGCCGACCGGATCCTCGGCGGCTGGCTGGGCAGAATCGCCGGCAACATGCTCGGCAAGCCCGTGGAGCGCGGCGACTACTGGACGCGGGCGCGCATCGACCGCTATCTGCGGCTGACCGGCGCGCTCCCCCTCACGGACTACCTGCCCGAGCCCCCGGCCGCCACGGACGGTTTCGAACTGCGGCCGGAATGGCGGCACTGCGTGCGCGGGCGGATCAGCGGCAGCTGCCGGGACGACGACGTCGATTACGCGATCCTCGGTCTGCACCTGCTGGAGACCCACGGCTTCGCTTTCACCACCGAGGAGGTCGGCGAACTGTGGCTGCTGCGCCTGCCGTATCTACAGACGTTCACCGCCGAGCGCGCGGCGTACCGGAATCTCGCGAACGGGCTGCGGCCGCCGCTGACCGCCACCTTCGAGAACCCGTACCAGGAGTGGATTGGCGCCCTCATCCGCGCCGACATCTTCGGCTGGACCAACCCGGGCGATCCGCACCGCGCCGCCGCGCTGGCCCGCCGCGACGCGGTGCTCTCGCACACCGGCAACGGTGTGTACGGCGCGATGTGGGCGGCCGCCCTGATCGCCGCCGCGTTCACCGCGTCCGGGCCGCGCGCCGCCCTGGAGGCGGCGCTGGAGCGCGTACCCGCGAGCAGCCGCCTCGCCCGTACGGTCCGCCACACCCTCGCCCTCCACGCGGCCGGGGCCGCCTGGGAGGACACGCTCACCGCGATGGACGAGGAGACGGGCCGGCTCGGCTGGATCCACGCCGTTCCGAACGCCGCCGTCATCACGGCCGGACTGCTGTACGGCGACGGCGACTTCACCCGGACCATCACGCTCACCGTACGCGGCGGCCTGGACACCGACTCCAACGGCGCGACGGCGGGCTCGGTGGCCGGTGTGCTGTGCGGGGCAGGCGGGATCGGACGGCAGTGGACCGAGCCGCTCGAGGACACGGTGCGCAGCGCGGTGTTCGGCTTCGACGGCGTACGGATCACCGAACTCGCCCACCGTACGGCGCGGCTGGTCGTCGGCTGA
- a CDS encoding methylated-DNA--[protein]-cysteine S-methyltransferase, with protein MSTDLNPGVRPGTRRKQHSVIDSPYGPLTLVATDGRLSGLYMTDQRHRPPEESFGERTPGILLEAVRQLDAYFAGELKEFDLELSLGGTPFQRSVWEQLRRIPYGETWTYGELAERLGNPAASRAVGLANGKNPVGIIVPCHRVIGAAGSLTGYGGGLERKRRLLAFEAGGPAPADDRLF; from the coding sequence ATGAGCACGGACCTGAACCCGGGTGTGCGGCCGGGGACGCGACGGAAACAGCACAGCGTGATCGACAGTCCGTACGGGCCGCTCACCCTGGTCGCCACCGACGGCCGCCTGTCGGGCCTCTACATGACGGATCAGCGTCACCGGCCGCCCGAGGAGTCCTTCGGGGAGCGGACGCCGGGGATCCTGCTGGAGGCGGTGCGGCAGCTCGACGCGTACTTCGCGGGCGAGCTGAAGGAGTTCGACCTGGAGCTGAGCCTCGGCGGCACGCCGTTCCAGCGCAGCGTCTGGGAGCAGCTCCGGCGGATCCCGTACGGCGAGACCTGGACGTACGGCGAACTGGCCGAGCGCCTCGGCAACCCGGCGGCCTCCCGGGCGGTGGGCCTCGCCAACGGAAAGAACCCGGTCGGCATCATCGTGCCGTGCCACCGGGTCATCGGTGCGGCGGGGAGCCTCACCGGCTACGGCGGCGGCCTCGAGCGCAAGCGGAGGCTGCTGGCGTTCGAGGCGGGAGGGCCGGCCCCGGCCGACGACCGGCTCTTCTGA
- a CDS encoding DNA-3-methyladenine glycosylase 2 family protein: MHTDTERCVRAVQSKDARFDGWFFTAVLTTRIYCRPSCPVVPPKVANMTFYPSAAACQQAGFRACKRCRPDTSPGSPEWNARADAVARAMRLIGDGVVDREGVPGLAARLGYSTRQIERQLLAELGAGPLALARAQRAQTARLLIETTPLPMADVAFAAGFSSVRTFNDTVREVFALSPGELRSRRGKQPRTPGAISLRLPFRAPLNPTNLFGHLAATAVPGVEEWRDGAYRRTLSLPYGHGIATLTPWPDHIGCLLSLTDLRDLTIAISRCRRLLDLDADPVAIDDQLRTDPLLAPLVDKAPGRRVPRTTDAAEFAVRAVLGQQVSTAAARTHAARLVTAHGTPVDDPAGGLTHLFPDPDRLAALDPESLALPRSRRTTLTTLVSSLADGSLRLDIDSDWDQARSRLMALPGFGPWTVEVIAMRALGDPDAFLATDLGVRRAARELGLPSTPAAFTARAAAWRPWRAYAVQYLWATDDHPINNLPA, from the coding sequence ATGCACACCGACACCGAGCGATGCGTACGCGCCGTCCAGTCCAAGGACGCGCGCTTCGACGGCTGGTTCTTCACCGCCGTCCTGACCACTCGGATCTACTGCCGCCCCAGCTGCCCCGTGGTGCCGCCCAAGGTCGCCAACATGACCTTCTACCCGAGCGCGGCAGCCTGCCAGCAGGCCGGGTTCCGGGCCTGCAAGCGCTGCCGGCCCGACACGAGCCCCGGCTCTCCGGAGTGGAACGCCCGCGCCGATGCCGTCGCCCGCGCCATGCGCCTGATCGGCGACGGCGTCGTCGACCGCGAAGGAGTCCCCGGACTCGCCGCCCGGCTCGGCTACAGCACCCGGCAGATCGAGCGCCAGCTGCTGGCCGAACTGGGCGCGGGACCCCTCGCCCTCGCCCGGGCGCAGCGCGCCCAGACCGCCCGCCTCCTCATCGAGACGACGCCGCTGCCCATGGCCGACGTGGCCTTCGCCGCCGGGTTCTCGTCCGTACGTACCTTCAACGACACGGTCCGCGAGGTCTTCGCCCTGTCGCCGGGCGAACTGCGCAGCCGACGCGGGAAGCAGCCGCGGACGCCGGGCGCGATCTCGCTGCGGCTGCCGTTCCGGGCCCCGCTCAACCCCACCAACCTGTTCGGCCACCTCGCCGCGACCGCCGTACCGGGCGTGGAGGAGTGGCGCGACGGCGCCTACCGCCGCACCCTGAGCCTGCCGTACGGCCACGGCATCGCGACGCTCACCCCGTGGCCCGACCACATCGGCTGCCTGCTGTCCCTCACCGACCTGCGCGACCTGACCATCGCCATCAGCCGCTGCCGCCGGCTGCTCGACCTCGACGCCGACCCCGTCGCCATCGACGACCAGTTGCGCACCGACCCGCTGCTCGCCCCGCTCGTGGACAAGGCACCAGGGCGCAGGGTGCCGCGGACGACCGACGCGGCGGAGTTCGCCGTACGGGCGGTGCTGGGCCAGCAGGTGTCGACGGCCGCGGCACGCACGCACGCCGCCCGCCTGGTGACCGCGCACGGCACACCGGTCGACGATCCGGCCGGCGGGCTCACCCACCTCTTCCCGGACCCGGACCGCCTGGCCGCCCTCGACCCCGAGTCGCTGGCCCTGCCCCGCAGCCGCCGCACCACCTTGACGACGCTGGTCTCCTCGCTCGCCGACGGAAGCCTGCGGCTCGACATCGACAGCGACTGGGACCAGGCGCGGAGCCGCCTCATGGCGCTGCCCGGCTTCGGGCCGTGGACGGTCGAGGTGATCGCGATGCGCGCCCTCGGCGACCCGGACGCGTTCCTGGCGACCGACCTCGGGGTCCGGCGCGCGGCGCGGGAACTGGGCCTGCCGTCGACCCCGGCCGCGTTCACCGCCCGGGCGGCGGCCTGGCGGCCGTGGCGGGCGTACGCCGTCCAGTACCTGTGGGCCACCGACGACCATCCCATCAACAACCTGCCGGCTTGA
- a CDS encoding O-acetyl-ADP-ribose deacetylase — protein MTAITLVRGDITEQHVDAIVNAANSSLLGGGGVDGAIHRRGGPEILADCRRLRASHYGKGLPTGRAVATTAGRLHARFVIHTVGPVWQADEDRSALLASCYRESLRVAAESGAVSVAFPAISTGIFGWPMDDGARIAVRTVHEAAVAPVADVRFVLFDDAAYQAFERALAAAP, from the coding sequence ATGACGGCCATCACTCTCGTGCGCGGTGACATCACCGAGCAGCACGTCGACGCCATCGTCAACGCCGCCAACTCCTCCCTGCTGGGCGGCGGCGGTGTCGACGGCGCCATCCACCGCCGCGGCGGCCCCGAGATCCTGGCGGACTGCCGCCGCCTGCGCGCGTCCCACTACGGCAAGGGCCTGCCGACCGGCCGGGCCGTCGCGACGACGGCGGGGCGGCTGCACGCCCGGTTCGTGATCCACACCGTGGGGCCGGTCTGGCAGGCCGACGAGGACCGGTCCGCGCTGCTCGCCTCCTGCTACCGCGAATCGCTGCGCGTGGCGGCGGAGTCGGGGGCGGTGAGCGTGGCGTTCCCCGCCATCTCGACCGGGATCTTCGGGTGGCCGATGGACGACGGCGCGCGCATCGCCGTCCGTACGGTCCACGAGGCGGCCGTGGCACCGGTGGCGGACGTACGGTTCGTACTCTTCGACGACGCCGCGTACCAGGCGTTCGAAAGGGCCCTGGCAGCCGCACCTTGA
- a CDS encoding phytoene desaturase family protein: MPSMLDAVVVGAGPNGLTAAVELARRGFSVEVFEALDTVGGGARTEELTLPGFRHDPCSAVHPLGAGSPAFKAMPLDRYGLEWLHPALPMAHPWDDGTAAVLSRSVAETAASFGARDAGTYRRLVAPYVGKWDTLAKDFMSLPYSALPRDPLTLARFGVDGLPPSTWLMRRFRDEKARALFAGLVAHVIAPLGGLATSAVGLVFALAAHTGGWPMPRGGSQSISDALAAYLRDLGGVVHTGFEVKRLDDLPPARAYVFDTSPTALARIAGLGRAYEKYRYGASVFKIDYALDGPVPWTAEEARRAGTVQVGPSSGEIGTALKQASGGTAPATPFLITAQPSLVDPSRAPEGKHVFWAYGHVPHAWDGDLTDAVERQIERFAPGFRDRVLARATAGPPELAARNANYIGGDIACGAASGLQLMLRPKVSLFPYATPHPAVFICSSATPPGPGVHGMSGHNAAKAVWRRLRAA; this comes from the coding sequence GTGCCGTCGATGCTCGATGCCGTCGTCGTAGGGGCGGGGCCCAACGGACTCACCGCCGCCGTCGAACTTGCCCGCCGGGGCTTCTCGGTGGAGGTGTTCGAGGCGCTGGACACCGTGGGGGGCGGCGCCAGGACCGAGGAGCTCACGCTGCCCGGCTTCCGGCACGACCCCTGTTCCGCCGTGCACCCGCTCGGCGCGGGGTCCCCGGCCTTCAAGGCCATGCCGCTGGACCGGTACGGGCTCGAATGGCTGCACCCGGCGCTTCCCATGGCCCATCCGTGGGACGACGGCACCGCCGCCGTGCTCTCCCGGTCGGTCGCCGAGACCGCTGCCTCGTTCGGTGCCCGGGACGCCGGCACCTACCGGCGGCTGGTCGCGCCGTACGTCGGGAAGTGGGACACGCTGGCCAAGGACTTCATGTCGCTGCCGTACAGCGCGCTGCCCCGCGACCCGCTCACCCTGGCCCGCTTCGGTGTCGACGGCCTGCCGCCCAGCACCTGGCTGATGCGCCGGTTCCGGGACGAGAAGGCGCGGGCCCTGTTCGCCGGGCTGGTCGCCCATGTCATAGCGCCGCTGGGCGGGCTCGCGACGAGCGCCGTAGGGCTGGTCTTCGCCCTCGCCGCGCACACCGGCGGCTGGCCGATGCCGCGCGGCGGCTCGCAGTCGATCTCCGACGCGCTCGCGGCGTACCTGCGCGATCTCGGCGGCGTGGTGCACACCGGCTTCGAGGTCAAGCGCCTGGACGATCTGCCGCCCGCGCGCGCGTACGTCTTCGACACGTCGCCCACCGCGCTGGCGCGGATCGCCGGCCTGGGGCGGGCGTACGAGAAGTACCGCTACGGTGCGAGCGTCTTCAAGATCGATTACGCGCTGGACGGACCCGTGCCCTGGACCGCCGAGGAGGCGCGGCGGGCCGGCACCGTGCAAGTGGGCCCCTCCAGCGGCGAGATCGGCACCGCGCTGAAGCAGGCGTCGGGCGGTACGGCTCCCGCGACGCCGTTCCTGATCACCGCTCAGCCGAGCCTGGTCGACCCCTCCCGCGCACCCGAAGGCAAGCACGTCTTCTGGGCGTACGGTCATGTCCCGCACGCCTGGGACGGCGACCTGACGGACGCCGTCGAGCGGCAGATCGAGCGCTTCGCGCCCGGCTTCCGCGACCGGGTACTGGCCCGGGCCACCGCGGGACCCCCCGAACTGGCCGCGCGCAACGCCAATTACATCGGCGGGGACATCGCCTGCGGCGCGGCGTCGGGACTTCAGCTGATGCTCCGGCCGAAGGTGTCCCTCTTCCCGTACGCGACCCCGCACCCGGCGGTGTTCATCTGCTCGTCCGCGACCCCGCCCGGACCCGGTGTGCACGGCATGTCGGGGCACAACGCGGCGAAGGCGGTCTGGCGGCGGCTGCGCGCGGCGTGA
- a CDS encoding inositol monophosphatase family protein — protein sequence MIDDKLSDVEEAVRKAAAAEILPRYRQLAAHEIVEKTGPHDLVTIADRQAEEHLTASLTRLLPGSVVVGEEAVHEDPAVYEALRGDAPVWIVDPVDGTRQFVRGEAGFCTLVALAHRGEVLASWTYAPVLDEMAVAVRGGGARLNGEVLRAGVPGSGATLRIATSHPDFSSERQKAALLGLNVKGVDARPCGSAGLEYLAVARGDLDAVAFSWELAWDHAAGLLLVGEAGGAHATVAGEPFRLTGGNALPFTAARDAATVARVVGLLGGSAA from the coding sequence ATGATCGATGACAAGTTGTCCGACGTCGAAGAGGCCGTGCGCAAGGCGGCCGCCGCCGAGATCCTGCCGCGGTACCGGCAGCTCGCCGCACACGAGATCGTCGAGAAAACCGGGCCGCACGACCTGGTCACCATCGCGGACCGGCAGGCCGAGGAGCACCTCACGGCGTCCCTGACCCGGCTGCTGCCGGGATCGGTGGTCGTGGGGGAGGAGGCCGTCCACGAGGACCCGGCGGTGTACGAGGCGCTGCGCGGCGACGCGCCGGTGTGGATCGTGGATCCGGTGGACGGCACCCGGCAGTTCGTGCGCGGCGAGGCGGGCTTCTGCACGCTGGTCGCCCTGGCGCACCGGGGCGAGGTGCTCGCCTCGTGGACGTACGCGCCGGTGCTCGACGAGATGGCCGTGGCCGTACGCGGCGGGGGAGCGCGGCTGAACGGCGAGGTGCTGCGGGCGGGCGTACCGGGTTCGGGCGCGACGCTGCGGATCGCCACGTCCCACCCCGACTTCTCCTCGGAGCGGCAGAAGGCGGCGCTGCTCGGGCTGAACGTGAAGGGCGTCGACGCCCGCCCCTGCGGGTCCGCCGGGCTGGAGTACCTCGCGGTGGCCAGGGGAGACCTCGACGCGGTGGCGTTCTCGTGGGAACTGGCGTGGGACCACGCGGCGGGACTGCTGCTGGTCGGCGAGGCCGGCGGTGCGCACGCCACGGTCGCGGGGGAGCCCTTCCGGCTGACAGGTGGCAACGCGCTGCCGTTCACGGCCGCCCGGGACGCCGCGACCGTCGCACGCGTGGTCGGTCTGCTCGGCGGCTCGGCGGCGTAG